A window of Thermodesulfobacteriota bacterium genomic DNA:
CTGTGAAAAGTCAAGAAACGAAAAACTTTACCTTGATTATCATCATTATTGCTGGTAATAATTTGATCTTCTTCAGCCATGGAATCGGAAAAATAGACCGATGTAACTAGTTAAATCAAAAAGGAAAAGCTTTAATGAAAGAATACAAAGTGAACAAGACCTTTCAGGAGATAAATGAAAAGATAAAATCCGGGGAAGTGGTTGTGGTGACCGCAGAGGAGATTATTGATATCGTAAAGGAAAAGGGACCCATAGCTGCGGCAAAGCATGTGGATGTGGTGACCACCGGTACATTTGCTCCAATGTGCTCTTCGGGCGCATTTATCAATTTCGGACATTCAAAGCCTGGGATAAAGGCGTCGAAAGTCTGGCTTAATAATGTACCTGCATACGCTGGAATCGCTGCAGTCGATTGCTATATCGGGGCGACTGAGCCATGCGAGGATGATCCGCTTAACAAAGTCTATCCCGGTGAATTCAACTATGGGGGCGGGCATGTGATACAGGATCTTCTGTCTGGAGAAAAAGTTTATTTAAAGGCAAAAGGTTATGGAACAGATTGTTATCCCAACCGAATGATCGAGAAAGAAATTACCCTGCGTATGCTCCCACAGGCCATGCTGTGTAATTCAAGAAACGCCTATCAAAACTATAACTGCGCGGTAAATTTGACAAAAAAAACAGTTTATACCTATATGGGTGCCTTAAAACCAAAAGCAGCCAATGCGAACTATTGTTCGGCAGGCCAACTCAGCCCGCTTTTTAACGATCCCTATTATAGAACCATCGGTATCGGAACCAGAATTTTTCTCGGCGGCGCACAGGGATATGTTACCTGGCATGGTACTCAGCATAAGCCTTCTGCAAAGAGAACCAAAAAGGGAGTTCCCGTCTCACCGGCCGGAACGATGATGGTCATGGGCAATTTGAAGAAGATGAGTCCAAAGTGGATTATGGGGCTGAGCATACAGGGGTACGGA
This region includes:
- a CDS encoding homocysteine biosynthesis protein — translated: MKEYKVNKTFQEINEKIKSGEVVVVTAEEIIDIVKEKGPIAAAKHVDVVTTGTFAPMCSSGAFINFGHSKPGIKASKVWLNNVPAYAGIAAVDCYIGATEPCEDDPLNKVYPGEFNYGGGHVIQDLLSGEKVYLKAKGYGTDCYPNRMIEKEITLRMLPQAMLCNSRNAYQNYNCAVNLTKKTVYTYMGALKPKAANANYCSAGQLSPLFNDPYYRTIGIGTRIFLGGAQGYVTWHGTQHKPSAKRTKKGVPVSPAGTMMVMGNLKKMSPKWIMGLSIQGYGCSLAVGLGVPIPILNEKMVKYTAISDEEIFTQVVDYGHDYPNGISKSYGQVSYAELKSGHIKFKGKNVPTAPLSSMVKAREIAEILKKKISTGKFYLGEPQFTLPSR